From a single Paraburkholderia edwinii genomic region:
- a CDS encoding cytochrome P450 — MQFSDFSNAAFFTNPYPLYDEMRAAGPLVKLSPGLYVTGQYSVVHDLLFDRRFGKGIEASVKARYGENAVEQPIFRMARHMLAGLNPPVHTRVRALLMKSFTARQLERFRQASHDISHRLADALIASDEPDVIRDFAFPLPMQIICTIMNIPLEDAPMIKQLTDNASSVLDVNLMSPEQLQKANDSVLELHRYFTVLFEARRRNPGDDLISQMVAAEENGDVMTNEELFANVLLLFVAGHETTTNIIGNSLVSLHRHPEQLILARSNPAMLPNVIMECMRHETSVQSTMRVALEDAEVEGVQIARGDVVFVWLGSAHRDPGMFVEPDRLKIDRSFKDVKILSFGGGLHFCLGARLASMEIEAALGTLFSRLPDMRITNLDDLHWHKRSQLRGVESLQIAPS; from the coding sequence ATGCAATTCAGCGATTTCTCGAACGCTGCGTTCTTTACCAACCCTTATCCCCTCTATGACGAAATGCGCGCCGCCGGGCCGCTCGTCAAACTCTCCCCGGGGCTGTACGTAACCGGGCAGTATTCGGTTGTGCACGATTTGCTGTTCGACCGGCGTTTCGGCAAAGGCATCGAGGCCAGTGTGAAGGCCCGATACGGCGAGAACGCCGTCGAGCAGCCAATTTTTCGCATGGCGCGTCACATGCTGGCCGGGCTGAACCCGCCGGTCCATACGCGAGTACGCGCCCTGCTGATGAAGTCATTTACGGCTCGCCAGCTGGAGCGCTTTCGTCAGGCGTCGCACGACATTTCGCATCGTCTTGCCGATGCGCTCATCGCCAGCGATGAACCGGATGTGATCCGCGACTTTGCATTTCCGCTGCCTATGCAGATCATTTGCACGATCATGAACATCCCGCTGGAAGATGCGCCGATGATAAAGCAGCTAACCGACAATGCATCCAGCGTGCTCGATGTCAATCTCATGAGCCCGGAGCAGCTTCAGAAGGCTAACGATTCGGTGCTCGAACTGCACCGGTATTTCACGGTGCTATTCGAGGCACGCAGGCGAAACCCTGGCGACGACCTCATATCGCAAATGGTTGCGGCCGAGGAAAACGGCGACGTGATGACGAACGAGGAACTTTTCGCGAACGTTCTTCTTCTGTTTGTGGCCGGTCATGAAACCACGACCAACATCATTGGCAACTCGCTGGTTTCCTTGCACCGGCATCCGGAACAATTGATTCTCGCCAGGTCGAATCCGGCCATGCTGCCGAATGTCATCATGGAATGTATGCGCCATGAAACGTCGGTTCAATCGACCATGCGTGTCGCGCTCGAAGATGCGGAAGTCGAGGGCGTTCAGATCGCTCGCGGCGATGTGGTGTTCGTCTGGCTCGGCTCGGCGCATCGTGATCCCGGCATGTTCGTCGAGCCGGACAGATTGAAGATCGACAGATCGTTCAAGGATGTCAAAATACTGAGCTTCGGCGGCGGCCTGCACTTTTGCCTTGGCGCGCGGCTTGCATCGATGGAGATCGAAGCTGCGCTGGGCACGCTGTTTTCCCGGCTGCCGGACATGCGCATTACCAATCTC